The proteins below come from a single Kosakonia sp. SMBL-WEM22 genomic window:
- a CDS encoding cupin domain-containing protein, with product MAYQLNLNWPEFLEKYWQKQPVVLKGAFTDFVDPISPDELAGLAMEPEIDSRIVSHVNGQWQAWNGPFEAFDHLGERDWSLLAQAVNHWHAPSAELVEPFRVLPAWRFDDLMISYSVPGGGVGPHIDQYDVFIIQGMGSRRWRVGDKLPMRQFCPHPALLHVDPFQPIIDEDLAPGDILYIPPGFPHDGFTHETAFNYSIGFRGPNGRDLISSFADYVLENDLGGEHYSDPDLTCREHTGRVEEYELDRVRNMMIGMINDPEHFTRWFGSFITTPRHELDVAPEPDDYPVEEVVEALKEGQRLTRLSGLRALRVGDRFFINSECLETAEPHAADALCRYATIGVQELGSALDNPAFAEELTWLVNQGYWYFED from the coding sequence ATGGCTTACCAACTCAACCTCAACTGGCCGGAATTTCTTGAGAAGTACTGGCAGAAGCAACCTGTGGTGCTGAAAGGCGCATTTACCGATTTTGTCGACCCGATTTCGCCCGATGAACTGGCAGGCCTGGCGATGGAGCCGGAGATCGACAGCCGCATTGTCAGCCACGTTAACGGGCAGTGGCAGGCGTGGAATGGCCCTTTTGAGGCGTTCGATCACTTAGGCGAGCGCGACTGGTCCCTGCTGGCGCAGGCGGTGAACCACTGGCACGCGCCCTCCGCCGAGCTGGTGGAGCCGTTTCGCGTGCTGCCCGCCTGGCGTTTTGATGATCTGATGATCTCCTACTCCGTGCCGGGCGGCGGCGTCGGCCCGCATATCGACCAGTATGACGTCTTTATTATTCAGGGGATGGGCAGCCGCCGCTGGCGCGTGGGCGATAAGCTGCCGATGCGCCAGTTCTGCCCCCATCCGGCGCTGCTGCATGTCGATCCTTTCCAGCCGATCATTGATGAAGATCTTGCGCCGGGCGATATTCTCTATATCCCACCAGGTTTCCCGCACGATGGCTTTACCCATGAGACTGCTTTCAACTACTCGATTGGTTTTCGTGGGCCGAATGGCCGCGATCTGATCAGCAGCTTTGCAGATTACGTGCTGGAAAACGATCTTGGTGGCGAGCACTACAGCGATCCGGATCTCACCTGCCGCGAACATACTGGCAGGGTAGAGGAGTACGAGCTGGATCGCGTGCGCAACATGATGATCGGCATGATCAACGATCCCGAGCACTTCACCCGCTGGTTTGGCAGCTTTATTACCACGCCGCGCCACGAACTGGATGTGGCACCGGAGCCGGATGATTACCCGGTCGAGGAAGTTGTAGAGGCACTGAAAGAGGGACAAAGATTAACGCGACTCAGCGGGCTGCGCGCTCTGCGCGTCGGCGACCGTTTCTTTATCAATAGCGAATGTCTGGAGACCGCCGAGCCGCACGCCGCCGATGCGCTCTGTCGTTACGCCACCATCGGCGTGCAGGAGTTGGGTAGCGCGCTGGATAACCCGGCCTTTGCCGAGGAGCTGACCTGGCTGGTTAACCAGGGTTACTGGTATTTCGAGGATTAA
- a CDS encoding PLP-dependent aspartate aminotransferase family protein, with protein MKLLATQSVHSGVFHDQHGAVMPPIYATSTFAQPAPGQHTGYEYSRSGNPTRHTLETAIAEMEGGTRGYAFASGLAAISTVLELLDSGSHIVAIDDVYGGTYRLIENVRRHSAGLEVSWVKPDDLAGLEAAIRPQTRMIWVETPTNPLLKLVDLQQVAAIARRHNVLSVADNTFASPVIHRPLALGFDIVVHSATKYLNGHSDVVAGLAVVGDNPQIAEKLGYLQNAVGGVLDPFSSFLTLRGIRTLSLRVERHSSNALALAHWLEQHPQVEKVWFPWLESHPHYHLARKQMALPGGMISVVVKGDDARATQIIQKLKLFTLAESLGGVESLVSQPFSMTHASIPLEQRLANGITPQLIRLSVGIEDEADLIADWQQALA; from the coding sequence ATGAAATTACTGGCAACGCAGAGCGTCCATAGCGGCGTTTTTCACGACCAACACGGCGCAGTGATGCCGCCGATTTACGCCACCTCGACTTTCGCGCAACCTGCGCCGGGGCAGCATACCGGCTACGAGTATTCGCGCAGCGGCAACCCCACCCGCCACACGCTGGAGACGGCGATTGCCGAAATGGAAGGCGGAACCCGCGGCTACGCTTTCGCCTCCGGGCTGGCGGCAATCTCGACGGTGCTGGAACTGCTGGATAGCGGTAGCCATATCGTGGCAATTGATGATGTTTACGGTGGCACCTATCGCCTGATCGAAAACGTGCGTCGGCACAGCGCCGGGCTAGAGGTGAGTTGGGTGAAACCGGACGATCTGGCCGGGCTGGAAGCGGCAATCCGCCCACAAACGCGGATGATTTGGGTCGAGACGCCGACCAACCCGCTGCTGAAGCTGGTCGATCTGCAGCAGGTTGCGGCCATCGCCAGACGCCATAATGTGTTGAGTGTGGCAGATAACACCTTCGCTTCGCCGGTGATCCATCGCCCGCTGGCGCTGGGGTTCGACATTGTGGTGCACTCTGCCACCAAATACCTCAATGGCCACTCCGATGTGGTGGCAGGCCTCGCGGTGGTGGGCGATAACCCGCAGATTGCGGAGAAGCTGGGCTATTTGCAAAACGCGGTGGGCGGCGTGCTCGATCCCTTCAGCAGCTTCCTGACCCTGCGCGGTATCCGCACCCTGTCCCTGCGCGTTGAGCGCCACAGCAGTAATGCGCTGGCACTGGCCCACTGGCTGGAGCAGCATCCTCAGGTTGAAAAAGTGTGGTTTCCGTGGCTGGAGTCGCACCCGCACTATCATCTGGCGCGCAAACAGATGGCGCTGCCGGGCGGCATGATTTCGGTGGTAGTGAAAGGGGATGATGCGCGTGCAACGCAGATCATCCAGAAGCTGAAACTGTTTACGCTGGCAGAGAGCCTCGGCGGCGTGGAGAGCCTGGTAAGCCAGCCCTTCAGCATGACTCACGCCTCCATTCCGCTTGAGCAGCGACTGGCAAACGGTATCACCCCACAGCTAATCCGTTTATCAGTGGGGATTGAGGATGAAGCAGATCTGATTGCCGACTGGCAACAGGCGCTGGCCTGA
- a CDS encoding MetQ/NlpA family ABC transporter substrate-binding protein: MKKRLTLIAAATLSVLSFSSWADTLTVGASNVPHAEILEQAKPILAKQGIDLEIKPFQDYILPNTALAGREIDANYFQHIPYLNSVLKDHAGDKTYDFVSAGAIHIEPIGIYSKKYKSLKDLPQGGKIIMRDAVSEEGRILSIFEKEGVIKLKPGIDKVTARIDDIVENPKKLKFLPNVEAALLPQMYNNDEGDAVVINANYAIDAGLDPVHDPIAVESGENNPYANIITVHRGDEKKKDIVALVNVLHSKEIQEWIRTKYKGAVIPVNN; encoded by the coding sequence ATGAAAAAGAGACTGACACTGATTGCCGCAGCCACCCTCAGCGTGCTGAGTTTCTCCTCCTGGGCCGATACGCTGACCGTCGGAGCGTCTAACGTACCGCACGCAGAGATCCTTGAGCAGGCGAAGCCGATTCTGGCGAAGCAGGGCATCGATCTGGAGATCAAACCGTTCCAGGATTACATCCTGCCGAACACCGCGCTGGCGGGCCGTGAAATCGATGCCAACTACTTCCAGCACATCCCGTATCTGAACAGCGTGCTGAAAGATCACGCCGGCGACAAAACCTATGATTTCGTCAGCGCCGGTGCGATCCATATCGAGCCGATTGGTATCTACTCCAAAAAATATAAGTCGCTGAAAGATCTGCCGCAAGGCGGCAAAATCATCATGCGTGACGCGGTCTCTGAAGAGGGGCGTATCCTCTCTATCTTTGAGAAAGAGGGCGTCATCAAACTGAAGCCGGGCATCGATAAAGTGACCGCGCGCATCGACGATATCGTTGAGAACCCGAAAAAACTGAAGTTCCTGCCGAACGTTGAAGCTGCGCTGCTGCCGCAGATGTACAACAACGATGAAGGCGACGCGGTGGTGATCAACGCCAACTACGCAATTGATGCCGGTCTCGACCCGGTGCACGATCCGATTGCCGTCGAGAGCGGTGAGAACAACCCGTATGCCAACATCATTACCGTGCATCGCGGCGACGAGAAGAAGAAAGATATCGTGGCGCTGGTGAACGTGCTGCACTCAAAAGAGATTCAGGAGTGGATCCGCACCAAATATAAAGGCGCGGTTATTCCGGTAAACAACTAA
- a CDS encoding acetyl-CoA C-acetyltransferase, whose product MKDVVIVGAVRTPIGCFQGALSRHSAVELGSAVVQALLARSGVQPQDIDEVILGQVLTAGAGQNPARQSAIKGGLPNTVSAITINDVCGSGLKALHLASQAIQCGEADVVIAGGQENMSRAPHVLTDSRTGAQLGNSQLIDSLVHDGLWDAFNDYHMGVTAENLAREYGISRERQDEWALSSQHKARMAIDSGRFRDEIVPVQTQSADGKHVLVDTDEQPRTDATAEALAQLSPAFATSGSVTAGNASPINDGAAAVLMMSAERAEALNLPVLARIRAFASVGVDPALMGIAPVYAMRRCLERAGWQLDDVDLIEANEAYAAQALSVGKILEWDEKRVNVNGGAIALGHPIGASGCRILVSLVHEMQKRKARKGLATLCIGGGQGVALAIERD is encoded by the coding sequence ATGAAAGATGTGGTGATTGTCGGCGCGGTGCGCACGCCAATCGGCTGTTTTCAGGGGGCGCTGTCGCGTCACTCTGCCGTTGAGCTGGGCAGCGCGGTGGTGCAGGCGTTACTGGCGCGCAGCGGCGTGCAGCCGCAGGATATCGATGAAGTGATTCTGGGCCAGGTGCTAACTGCCGGAGCCGGGCAGAACCCGGCACGTCAGTCGGCGATCAAAGGCGGGCTGCCGAATACGGTTTCCGCTATCACCATCAACGACGTATGCGGCTCCGGGCTGAAAGCGCTGCATCTCGCCTCGCAGGCGATCCAGTGCGGCGAAGCCGACGTGGTGATTGCCGGTGGCCAGGAGAACATGAGCCGCGCGCCGCATGTGTTAACCGACAGCCGCACCGGGGCGCAGCTTGGCAACAGCCAGCTTATCGACAGCCTGGTGCATGACGGGTTATGGGATGCATTCAATGATTACCATATGGGCGTTACGGCAGAGAACCTGGCGCGGGAGTATGGCATCAGCCGCGAGCGCCAGGATGAGTGGGCGCTCAGTTCGCAACATAAAGCGCGGATGGCTATCGACTCCGGCCGTTTTCGCGACGAGATTGTGCCTGTGCAAACCCAGAGCGCCGACGGCAAGCACGTGCTGGTCGATACCGATGAGCAGCCGCGCACCGATGCCACTGCCGAAGCGCTGGCGCAGCTTAGCCCGGCTTTTGCAACCAGCGGCTCGGTGACTGCCGGTAACGCATCGCCTATTAACGATGGCGCGGCGGCGGTGCTGATGATGAGCGCGGAACGCGCAGAGGCGCTCAACTTACCGGTACTGGCGCGCATTCGTGCCTTTGCAAGCGTGGGCGTTGATCCGGCGCTGATGGGCATCGCGCCGGTTTACGCCATGCGCCGTTGCCTTGAACGCGCTGGCTGGCAGCTGGATGATGTCGATCTGATTGAAGCCAACGAGGCTTATGCCGCGCAGGCGCTGTCGGTGGGCAAAATTCTTGAGTGGGATGAGAAGCGCGTCAACGTCAACGGCGGGGCGATTGCGCTCGGCCATCCGATTGGAGCTTCCGGCTGCCGCATCCTGGTCTCGCTGGTGCATGAGATGCAAAAGCGCAAGGCGCGTAAAGGGCTGGCAACGCTCTGTATCGGTGGGGGGCAGGGCGTCGCGCTGGCCATCGAACGTGACTAA
- a CDS encoding sensor domain-containing diguanylate cyclase has product MNNDKKEHDHRDEEIRHLFELLNNNSDWVWEVDAQGRYTWSSDVVTDLLGIAPEEVIGKTPFDFMPPGEAERVAGAFGAIVAEKRAFSGLVNRNQRADGGIVVLETSGVPLFDELGELRGYRGIDRNISNLGERVLQLETIYDTTAVALCMIDSRGHLVMFNKAMAKLLGESAPKDTHCHFQQLMPEFWPFFVADFALAKAGGVPPSRELSWHERSYDIQAVPVRDAMDIVVGLSVTWVDITERRLAEQKLANANKVLQQYAQHDHLTGLFNRRYMDERLLQEITRALQEGFPLSVCLADIDYFKYFNDSQGHQAGDDCLRLVASTLSSARLRSNNNVSRYGGEEFLIILPGTSQAQAMRVAEGVRHDINALKCPHAASPTGFLTISIGVATLQSALLPLDEKPLHMIASGLIHRADTALYAAKRQGRNQVVSARDIPTSLGA; this is encoded by the coding sequence ATGAATAATGATAAAAAAGAGCACGATCACAGGGATGAAGAGATTAGGCATCTGTTTGAATTATTAAATAATAATTCAGACTGGGTCTGGGAAGTGGATGCACAAGGGCGTTACACCTGGTCATCAGACGTAGTAACGGATCTACTGGGGATTGCCCCAGAAGAGGTGATTGGCAAAACACCTTTTGATTTTATGCCGCCTGGCGAAGCCGAGCGCGTTGCCGGTGCGTTTGGTGCCATCGTGGCAGAAAAACGCGCCTTTTCCGGGCTGGTCAATCGCAACCAGCGCGCCGATGGCGGTATTGTGGTGCTGGAGACCAGCGGCGTTCCGCTTTTTGATGAGCTGGGCGAGCTACGCGGTTATCGCGGCATCGACAGGAATATCTCCAATCTCGGCGAACGCGTACTGCAACTGGAGACCATTTACGACACCACCGCCGTGGCGCTCTGTATGATCGACAGCCGCGGGCATCTGGTGATGTTTAACAAAGCGATGGCGAAACTGCTTGGCGAGAGCGCGCCAAAAGATACACATTGCCACTTTCAGCAGCTAATGCCGGAGTTCTGGCCCTTTTTTGTTGCCGATTTTGCCTTAGCAAAAGCGGGCGGCGTGCCGCCGTCGCGCGAGCTGAGCTGGCATGAGCGCAGTTACGATATTCAGGCAGTGCCGGTGCGCGACGCGATGGACATTGTGGTCGGGTTGTCGGTCACCTGGGTTGATATCACCGAGCGTCGCCTGGCGGAGCAGAAGCTGGCGAACGCCAATAAAGTGTTGCAGCAGTATGCCCAGCACGATCATCTGACCGGGCTGTTTAACCGCCGCTATATGGATGAGCGCTTATTGCAGGAGATTACCCGTGCGCTGCAGGAGGGGTTTCCGCTCTCGGTCTGCCTGGCGGATATCGACTACTTTAAGTATTTCAACGATTCACAGGGGCATCAGGCGGGGGATGACTGTTTGCGGCTGGTTGCCAGCACGCTCTCCTCAGCGCGTCTGCGCAGCAACAACAATGTCAGCCGCTACGGTGGGGAGGAATTTTTGATTATCCTGCCCGGCACCAGCCAGGCGCAGGCGATGCGCGTCGCCGAAGGGGTACGTCACGATATTAACGCCCTCAAGTGTCCGCACGCCGCCAGCCCGACCGGCTTTTTGACCATTAGCATCGGCGTCGCGACCCTGCAAAGCGCTCTTCTGCCGCTGGATGAAAAACCGCTACATATGATTGCCAGCGGGTTAATTCACCGGGCGGATACCGCGCTCTACGCCGCGAAGAGGCAGGGCCGCAACCAGGTGGTCTCGGCCAGAGATATACCCACCTCTTTGGGCGCCTGA
- a CDS encoding methionine ABC transporter permease — MAESLFPHLKWEQLWAATQETLYMTALSGAATFVLGILLGLALFLTARGGLFQNRALYSVISILVNVFRSIPFIILIVLLIPFTKAIVGSILGANAALPALIVGAAPFYARLVEIALREVDKGVIEATRSMGARLSTLVFRVLLPESSPALVSGITVTLIALVSYSAMAGVIGAGGLGNLAYLEGFQRNHNDVTLVATVTILIIVFIIQFCGDVITSLLDKR; from the coding sequence ATGGCTGAATCACTTTTTCCGCACCTGAAATGGGAGCAACTCTGGGCGGCGACGCAGGAGACGCTCTATATGACAGCGCTCTCGGGCGCGGCAACCTTCGTGCTGGGCATTCTGCTGGGGCTGGCACTGTTTCTCACCGCGCGCGGCGGCCTGTTCCAGAACCGCGCGCTCTATAGCGTCATTTCGATTCTGGTGAACGTCTTCCGCTCGATTCCCTTCATCATTTTGATTGTGCTGTTGATCCCCTTTACCAAGGCGATTGTCGGCTCGATCCTCGGTGCTAACGCAGCGCTGCCAGCGCTGATTGTCGGCGCGGCACCGTTCTATGCGCGGCTGGTGGAGATTGCGCTGCGTGAAGTGGATAAGGGTGTGATTGAGGCGACGCGCTCAATGGGCGCGCGTCTTAGCACTTTGGTCTTTCGGGTGCTGCTTCCCGAATCATCGCCTGCGCTGGTCTCCGGTATTACCGTGACGCTGATTGCGCTGGTGAGCTACAGCGCCATGGCCGGGGTGATCGGCGCAGGTGGCCTGGGCAATCTTGCTTATCTGGAAGGATTCCAGCGGAACCATAACGACGTCACGCTGGTGGCGACGGTGACCATTCTTATCATCGTCTTCATCATCCAGTTCTGCGGCGACGTGATTACTTCTCTGTTAGATAAACGATAA
- a CDS encoding oligogalacturonate lyase family protein yields the protein MAKGMRVKLNYAVSRDPDTGAQVTRLTPPEVTCHRNYFYQKCFFNDGSHLLFAGEFDGNWNYYLLDIENAEAVQLTEGAGDNTFGGFLSPDDSALYYVKNDRTLREVNLHTLAEREIYRVPEEWVGYGTWVANSDCTKLVGIEIAASDWTPLNDWQLFHDFFHKGPHCRLLRVDLQTGESKVIHEEKIWLGHPIYRPFDDNTVAFCHEGPHDLVDARMWLVNEDGSYVRKVKDHAEGESCTHEFWVPNGSALVYVSYLKGEQGRTISRYNPESGVNEEIMPMPACSHLMSNFDGTLLVGDGSGTPVDVKDTGGYTIDNDPYLYVFDVAKKGYYRVARHDTSWATFANSRQVTHPHPSFTPDDSAVLFSSDKEGKPALYIAKLPEQRTLLQP from the coding sequence ATGGCGAAAGGCATGCGGGTAAAACTCAACTATGCAGTGAGCCGCGATCCGGATACCGGCGCACAAGTGACCCGCTTAACCCCTCCGGAGGTGACGTGTCACCGCAACTACTTCTATCAAAAGTGCTTCTTTAACGACGGTAGCCATCTGCTGTTTGCCGGTGAGTTTGACGGTAACTGGAACTACTATCTGCTCGATATTGAGAATGCCGAAGCGGTGCAGTTAACCGAAGGCGCGGGCGATAACACCTTTGGCGGCTTTCTCTCGCCGGATGACAGCGCGCTCTACTACGTGAAAAACGATCGTACCCTGCGCGAAGTTAACCTGCACACGCTGGCTGAACGCGAGATCTACCGCGTCCCCGAAGAGTGGGTAGGTTACGGTACCTGGGTTGCCAACAGCGACTGCACCAAGCTGGTGGGGATTGAGATTGCCGCCAGCGACTGGACGCCGCTCAACGACTGGCAGCTGTTCCATGACTTCTTCCATAAGGGGCCACACTGCCGCCTGCTGCGCGTTGATTTACAGACTGGCGAAAGCAAGGTGATTCATGAAGAGAAGATCTGGCTCGGTCATCCGATCTATCGCCCGTTTGATGACAACACCGTGGCGTTTTGCCATGAAGGCCCGCACGATCTGGTCGATGCGCGGATGTGGCTGGTAAATGAAGATGGCAGCTACGTGCGCAAAGTGAAGGATCATGCTGAAGGCGAGAGCTGTACCCATGAGTTCTGGGTGCCAAACGGCTCGGCGCTGGTCTATGTCTCCTATCTGAAAGGCGAACAGGGGCGTACCATCTCGCGCTACAACCCGGAGAGCGGTGTGAATGAAGAGATTATGCCAATGCCAGCCTGCTCGCATTTAATGAGTAACTTTGACGGTACGCTGTTGGTCGGCGATGGCTCCGGCACGCCGGTGGATGTGAAAGATACCGGCGGCTACACCATTGATAACGACCCTTATCTCTATGTTTTCGATGTGGCGAAAAAAGGATATTACCGCGTCGCGCGCCATGACACCTCGTGGGCGACCTTTGCCAACAGCCGCCAGGTCACGCATCCCCATCCATCTTTTACCCCGGATGACAGCGCGGTGCTGTTCAGCTCCGATAAAGAGGGCAAACCGGCGCTCTATATCGCCAAACTGCCCGAGCAGCGCACCCTGCTGCAACCCTGA
- a CDS encoding nitroreductase family protein, whose product MDPFQQILKSTIARTESTPPAVAPQALLETVFNTQTLTPPVEMFLALAKSRRSIYALGKDLPVSHEEAIATIKEAIRQAPSAFHSQTSRALILLDDEHERFWELVRGQMRNVIPAESFHATADKLDGFSAAAGTVLFFEDQEVVSHLQRQYIAYAEHFPVWSEQSSGIAQYAVWLALAEKQIGANLQHYHLLIDADVRATWNIPQSWMLRAEMNFGAILAPADEKTFIDDERRFIVAR is encoded by the coding sequence ATGGATCCGTTTCAGCAAATATTGAAGTCCACTATCGCCCGTACTGAGTCGACGCCGCCCGCCGTTGCGCCGCAAGCATTGCTGGAAACGGTATTCAATACACAGACCCTCACCCCGCCCGTAGAGATGTTCCTCGCGCTGGCGAAATCGCGCCGCTCGATCTACGCACTGGGTAAAGATCTCCCGGTGTCGCACGAAGAGGCGATTGCAACGATCAAAGAGGCAATTCGCCAGGCGCCTTCGGCGTTTCACTCGCAAACCTCACGCGCGCTGATCCTGCTTGATGATGAGCACGAGCGTTTCTGGGAGCTGGTGCGTGGGCAGATGCGCAACGTGATCCCGGCGGAGAGTTTCCATGCTACCGCCGATAAGCTTGATGGCTTTAGCGCGGCGGCCGGCACGGTGCTCTTTTTTGAGGATCAAGAGGTGGTTAGTCATCTGCAGCGCCAGTACATTGCCTATGCCGAGCACTTCCCGGTCTGGTCAGAGCAGAGCAGCGGCATTGCGCAGTACGCGGTGTGGCTGGCGCTGGCAGAGAAGCAGATTGGCGCTAATTTGCAGCATTATCACCTGTTGATTGATGCCGATGTTCGCGCAACATGGAACATTCCGCAGAGCTGGATGCTACGCGCAGAGATGAATTTTGGCGCGATCCTCGCCCCTGCAGATGAGAAGACGTTTATCGACGATGAGCGGCGATTTATTGTCGCCAGATAA
- a CDS encoding oligogalacturonate-specific porin KdgM family protein gives MFKRTLALATLLGASFASYAVTVDLRHEYIDSGSNADRVAVSHRFDNGLGFGVEAKWKSGGDDADKPLTEIVGNGHEESINWRWAATKNIALTPGFNIESKDTFSIYKPYIHAQYSFDNGVYIAGRYRYEYTRNPDSNVVDNKVNKFDAWVGWAMGDFRTELNYVYAKSTEDVVRENNKNYSNEYNAKLAYKLDKNWSPYVEVGNVGVKNTDERQTRFRLGVAYSF, from the coding sequence ATGTTTAAGAGAACTCTGGCCCTTGCTACCCTCCTTGGCGCGTCTTTCGCTTCGTACGCTGTTACCGTCGATCTGCGTCATGAATACATTGACAGTGGCTCCAACGCCGATCGCGTAGCGGTGTCGCATCGTTTTGATAATGGTCTGGGTTTTGGCGTTGAAGCGAAATGGAAATCGGGTGGCGATGACGCTGATAAACCCTTAACCGAGATTGTCGGTAACGGTCACGAAGAGTCGATCAACTGGCGCTGGGCCGCAACCAAAAATATTGCTTTAACGCCAGGTTTTAATATTGAGAGTAAAGATACCTTCTCCATCTATAAACCCTATATTCATGCGCAATACAGCTTTGATAACGGCGTCTATATTGCCGGTCGCTACCGCTATGAATATACCCGTAACCCGGATTCCAACGTTGTCGATAACAAAGTCAATAAGTTTGATGCGTGGGTGGGCTGGGCGATGGGGGATTTCCGCACCGAGCTGAACTACGTATATGCCAAGAGCACGGAGGATGTGGTGCGTGAGAATAATAAAAACTACTCCAACGAATATAACGCTAAGCTGGCGTACAAACTCGACAAAAACTGGTCACCGTATGTCGAAGTCGGCAATGTGGGCGTGAAAAATACCGACGAGCGTCAGACACGTTTCCGTCTGGGTGTTGCTTACTCTTTCTGA
- a CDS encoding ATP-binding cassette domain-containing protein, producing MIVLRNISKIFDQGKASITAVDNVNLTVEQGQIYGIIGYSGAGKSTLIRLLNGLEKPTNGSVVINGQDIAAARGETLRQARLKISMVFQHFNLLWSRTVSENIAFSMQIAGAPKKAINARVAELIELVGLKGRENAYPSQLSGGQKQRVGIARALANNPDVLLCDEATSALDPQTTDQILDLLLDINRRFKLTIVLITHEMHVVRKICDRVAVMEEGRVVEEGDVLQVFTHPQQPITKQFVRQVSQYKEEEAFNPDLNSDLDGTVIKLTFTGHSTHQPIVGELTLRYGLPFNILHGKMSQTAHGVFGQLWVHVVATPEQLNNILTDLGKSNIESEVVTHG from the coding sequence ATGATCGTCCTCAGGAATATCTCTAAGATCTTCGACCAGGGAAAGGCATCGATTACCGCCGTCGACAACGTCAATCTGACGGTTGAGCAGGGGCAAATTTATGGAATCATCGGCTACAGCGGTGCGGGCAAAAGTACGCTGATCCGCTTACTGAATGGGCTGGAAAAACCGACTAACGGCAGCGTGGTGATTAACGGCCAGGACATCGCCGCCGCACGCGGCGAAACGCTGCGCCAGGCGCGCCTGAAGATCAGCATGGTCTTTCAGCACTTTAATCTTTTATGGTCGCGCACGGTGAGCGAGAACATCGCCTTTTCCATGCAGATCGCCGGTGCGCCGAAGAAGGCCATCAACGCGCGCGTTGCTGAATTAATTGAGCTGGTGGGGCTGAAAGGGCGCGAAAATGCCTATCCGTCGCAACTGAGCGGCGGGCAGAAACAGCGTGTCGGCATTGCCCGCGCGCTGGCCAACAATCCCGATGTGTTGCTCTGCGATGAAGCCACCTCAGCGCTCGACCCGCAAACCACCGATCAGATCCTCGACCTGCTGCTCGATATCAATCGCCGCTTTAAGCTGACGATTGTACTGATCACCCATGAAATGCATGTAGTGCGCAAGATTTGCGACCGCGTCGCGGTGATGGAAGAGGGGCGGGTAGTGGAAGAGGGCGATGTACTGCAGGTCTTTACCCATCCGCAGCAGCCGATCACCAAACAGTTTGTGCGCCAGGTGAGCCAGTATAAAGAAGAGGAAGCTTTCAACCCGGATCTGAACAGCGATCTTGATGGCACGGTGATCAAGCTGACCTTTACCGGCCACAGCACTCATCAGCCGATTGTCGGCGAACTGACGCTGCGCTACGGCCTGCCGTTTAACATTCTGCACGGCAAGATGTCGCAGACGGCGCACGGCGTATTTGGGCAATTATGGGTGCACGTGGTGGCTACCCCGGAACAACTGAACAATATTCTTACCGATCTCGGCAAGAGCAACATTGAGAGCGAGGTCGTGACCCATGGCTGA